A window from Micromonospora profundi encodes these proteins:
- a CDS encoding DUF262 domain-containing protein produces the protein MADPTNFGHDRLAHLLSDRLLKVPRFQRSYSWDDANVREFLDDLENARSSKQPYFMGTVVLAFDTEDSSRQLIVDGQQRLTTTAILLVAIRDRLAQLGKQDHANSVDETYLRRFELLQEQRVTRLILNPVDSPTYEQMLAGEPTLPSYPLGRCYAACAKHLADLTPDGTDYKILVDMVDQLERRVQVLLALASELSEAYVIFETLNDRGAELTTADLLKNYLFSQAGRDYLGLVERTWTSISSRFDKADDLVKFIRYEYMSRHGKVTMRNLYKALQASIEKTPAGIREYLLRLDHALKFYTALREPDNILWSGVNTDVRDSLLANRRFGFESSNPLILAAFRSWDTERAARLVNKVTGWSIRSVVGGKIGGGQSEEAFCAAAIAVASERATNQDQVRTQLSHIVPNDDDFIQAIQAYGPLSLGRAKYLLARLERQMVLSRGGNAEGLPDWSSTAVSVEHILADSMTRSDFASEDDFSDFSTMRDRIHNLTLLEKTLNRGLSNKPFEEKRETYGKSKFTMTRDAGEAEAMHISDIRERGRRLARYAPAAWPL, from the coding sequence ATGGCAGACCCCACGAACTTCGGTCACGACCGGCTGGCACACTTGCTCTCGGACCGCTTGCTGAAAGTCCCAAGATTCCAGCGTAGCTATTCCTGGGATGATGCGAATGTGCGCGAGTTCCTCGATGACCTCGAAAACGCTCGGTCTAGTAAACAGCCGTATTTCATGGGGACCGTAGTCCTAGCCTTCGACACCGAGGACTCAAGTCGGCAGCTTATCGTTGACGGCCAGCAGAGGCTGACGACAACAGCGATCCTCTTGGTCGCGATCAGGGACCGGCTGGCACAGCTTGGGAAGCAGGATCACGCAAACTCGGTGGACGAAACATACCTTCGTCGCTTCGAACTGCTTCAGGAACAGCGAGTCACTCGCCTGATCCTGAATCCTGTTGACTCACCCACCTATGAACAAATGCTCGCCGGCGAGCCGACGCTACCCAGCTATCCCTTAGGGCGCTGTTACGCAGCATGCGCGAAGCACCTAGCGGATCTTACTCCCGACGGAACTGACTACAAGATATTGGTCGACATGGTCGATCAACTTGAGAGGCGTGTCCAAGTACTACTTGCCCTTGCCAGCGAACTCTCTGAGGCGTACGTGATCTTCGAGACGCTGAACGACAGGGGCGCCGAGCTCACCACGGCCGACCTACTGAAGAACTATCTCTTTAGCCAGGCAGGGCGCGACTACCTGGGACTCGTAGAGCGTACTTGGACCTCAATTTCTTCCAGGTTCGACAAAGCTGACGACTTAGTCAAATTCATACGCTACGAGTACATGTCGAGGCATGGCAAGGTGACCATGCGGAACCTTTATAAAGCACTCCAGGCATCAATCGAAAAGACGCCAGCCGGCATCCGGGAGTACCTACTCAGGCTTGACCACGCCCTAAAGTTCTACACGGCTCTGCGCGAACCGGACAACATCCTCTGGTCGGGCGTTAATACCGACGTCCGAGACTCTCTGCTGGCAAATCGGCGATTCGGTTTCGAATCTAGCAACCCGCTCATACTCGCGGCCTTCCGTTCCTGGGATACCGAGAGAGCCGCCAGGCTTGTAAACAAAGTAACTGGGTGGTCAATCCGCTCAGTGGTCGGTGGAAAAATCGGCGGCGGGCAGTCAGAGGAAGCTTTTTGCGCCGCTGCGATCGCGGTGGCTAGCGAAAGGGCCACCAACCAAGACCAAGTACGAACACAACTCAGCCACATCGTTCCGAACGATGATGATTTCATTCAAGCCATACAGGCGTATGGGCCACTTTCTTTGGGGCGCGCAAAATACCTACTCGCGCGGCTGGAAAGGCAGATGGTTCTCTCTCGCGGCGGAAATGCCGAGGGCTTGCCAGACTGGAGCAGTACCGCCGTCTCGGTGGAACACATTCTTGCCGATTCGATGACGCGCTCAGATTTCGCCTCCGAGGATGACTTCAGCGATTTTTCCACGATGCGCGACAGGATCCACAATTTAACCCTTCTCGAAAAGACTCTCAACAGGGGTCTGTCGAACAAGCCATTTGAAGAGAAGCGTGAAACTTATGGGAAATCAAAGTTCACGATGACACGTGACGCTGGAGAGGCTGAGGCTATGCATATCAGCGACATACGGGAGCGAGGGAGACGGCTCGCACGGTATGCGCCGGCCGCCTGGCCCCTGTGA
- a CDS encoding helix-turn-helix domain-containing protein — protein sequence MPNDRLRNGLLKKGLTSAMLADRLGVDPKTVERWITQTRNPYPRYRHTIAELLDESESYLWPDALPTQRAVQVSQSEVVHIYPRRGAVPTDLWQRLLEQATRQVGVLVYGGLFLPEFNHRWVPTLREKALAGVQVELLFGDPEGGHIAERGDDEGIGPAMSNKILNALAFYKDLRDLDTVGIYYHDTILYNSIYRFDDEMLVNTHLYGTPAAYAPVLHLRRLGGGELFDSYVASFNRVLGKKRAVWPEH from the coding sequence ATGCCGAACGATCGCCTTCGCAACGGGCTGCTCAAGAAGGGCCTGACGTCGGCGATGCTCGCCGACAGGCTGGGTGTTGATCCGAAGACCGTTGAGCGGTGGATCACGCAGACCCGCAACCCGTACCCGCGCTATCGCCACACCATCGCCGAGTTGCTGGACGAGAGCGAGTCGTACCTCTGGCCGGACGCCCTGCCGACGCAACGAGCGGTGCAGGTCAGCCAGTCAGAGGTCGTCCACATCTACCCGCGCCGCGGAGCCGTCCCCACCGACCTTTGGCAGCGGCTCCTGGAGCAGGCCACCCGACAGGTCGGCGTCCTGGTTTACGGGGGGTTGTTCCTGCCTGAGTTCAACCACCGTTGGGTTCCGACGCTCCGCGAGAAGGCGTTGGCCGGGGTCCAGGTGGAGTTGCTATTCGGCGACCCGGAGGGTGGGCACATCGCCGAGCGTGGCGACGACGAGGGCATCGGCCCAGCCATGTCCAACAAGATCCTGAACGCGTTGGCCTTCTACAAAGACCTACGGGACCTGGACACCGTCGGGATCTACTACCACGACACGATCCTCTACAACTCCATCTACCGCTTCGACGACGAGATGCTGGTTAACACCCACCTCTACGGCACGCCAGCTGCGTACGCGCCGGTGCTGCACCTGCGACGCCTCGGCGGCGGGGAGCTGTTCGACAGCTACGTTGCCAGTTTCAACCGAGTCCTCGGGAAGAAGCGGGCCGTCTGGCCGGAGCACTGA
- a CDS encoding Lrp/AsnC family transcriptional regulator, with the protein MDHMDWALLRELQADARLSFSELSRRVHLSPPAVAERVRRLEETGVIVGYHAHVDLTRAGRTVVALIRMSCYGARCILHDPEVAGWPEILEIHRITGDACSMLKVAAGSIDDFEGVIDRLAPYGQPSSTMVLSSPLHWQPIHPLPPADPAVPRR; encoded by the coding sequence GTGGACCACATGGACTGGGCGCTACTGCGCGAGTTGCAGGCCGACGCGAGGCTCTCCTTCAGCGAGCTGTCGCGACGGGTGCACCTGTCCCCACCAGCGGTTGCGGAGCGGGTCCGCCGGCTGGAGGAGACCGGAGTGATCGTCGGCTACCACGCCCACGTCGACCTGACCCGGGCCGGTCGTACGGTGGTCGCGCTGATCCGAATGTCCTGTTATGGCGCGCGCTGCATCCTGCACGACCCGGAGGTGGCCGGCTGGCCCGAGATCCTGGAGATCCACCGGATCACCGGAGACGCGTGCAGCATGCTCAAGGTGGCCGCCGGCTCGATCGACGACTTCGAAGGGGTCATCGACCGGCTCGCCCCGTACGGGCAGCCGTCGAGCACGATGGTCCTCTCGTCACCGCTGCACTGGCAGCCGATCCACCCACTCCCGCCCGCCGACCCGGCCGTCCCCCGCCGCTGA
- a CDS encoding NUDIX domain-containing protein yields the protein MARIEHFNNPKAPKPNSIVVAVTVFVQDEQGRVLLIQRTDNGLWALPGGAQDFGEYIADTAVRETREETGVDIAVTELVGIYTNPSHVVEYSDGEVRQQFSICFRGRYLGGELTTSDESSAVRWVTQDQLEALPIHTSMRLRIDHGFERHSDPYIG from the coding sequence ATGGCCCGGATCGAGCACTTCAACAACCCTAAGGCCCCGAAGCCGAACAGCATCGTCGTAGCCGTCACCGTCTTCGTTCAGGACGAGCAGGGACGCGTGTTGCTCATCCAGCGGACCGACAACGGCTTGTGGGCGTTACCCGGCGGCGCCCAGGACTTCGGCGAATACATCGCCGACACGGCAGTACGGGAGACGCGCGAGGAGACCGGGGTGGACATCGCGGTGACCGAGCTGGTTGGGATTTACACCAATCCGAGCCACGTCGTGGAGTACAGCGACGGCGAGGTACGACAGCAGTTTTCGATCTGCTTCCGAGGACGCTACCTAGGTGGCGAGCTGACGACGAGCGACGAATCATCGGCGGTCAGGTGGGTTACGCAGGACCAGCTGGAGGCCCTTCCGATCCACACGTCGATGCGACTACGAATTGACCACGGGTTCGAACGGCATTCCGACCCCTACATTGGTTGA
- a CDS encoding HNH endonuclease, with translation MPDIRPTVGSGALVLNATYEPLCVVSVRRAAILVLTAKAVCVADGDGILHSARDALPVPSVVRLTRFVRVPYRTHVGLSRRAIFARDGWRCAYCRGPAETIDHVFPRSRGGRHAWENVVAACARCNHTKGDKTPAELGWRLHALPAAPKGTAWRVLGHRAPDPRWADWLDLREPEAAA, from the coding sequence ATGCCTGACATACGACCCACTGTGGGCTCCGGCGCGCTTGTCCTCAACGCCACCTACGAGCCCCTGTGTGTCGTGTCGGTGCGTCGTGCCGCGATCCTCGTGCTGACCGCAAAGGCGGTCTGCGTGGCCGACGGTGACGGCATCCTGCACAGCGCCCGCGACGCGCTCCCGGTGCCGTCGGTGGTCCGGTTGACCCGCTTCGTCCGGGTGCCGTACCGCACTCATGTGGGGCTGTCCCGGCGGGCGATCTTCGCCCGGGACGGCTGGCGTTGCGCCTACTGCCGTGGGCCGGCCGAGACCATCGACCACGTGTTCCCCCGTAGCCGGGGCGGCAGGCACGCCTGGGAGAACGTGGTTGCCGCGTGTGCCCGGTGCAACCACACGAAGGGTGACAAGACGCCCGCGGAGTTGGGTTGGCGGTTGCACGCGCTCCCGGCTGCTCCGAAAGGCACCGCCTGGCGGGTCCTCGGGCATCGCGCACCGGACCCCCGCTGGGCGGACTGGCTCGACCTGCGGGAGCCCGAAGCCGCCGCCTGA
- a CDS encoding HD domain-containing protein has translation MQSSAERAALAAEQQLAVALPRRWRHVQAVGSKARMLEQLVPEEDRGTLVAAAWLHDIGYAPGIVTTGFHALDGARWLLRHGYPRRLAGLVANHSCALYEAQERGLADVLAAEFPLEESPASDVLWYADMTTGPDGQDLSVEERLAEIRLRYGPDDLVTRFWSKAERPLLMVVERVRKLMAAQPM, from the coding sequence GTGCAATCAAGTGCCGAACGTGCAGCCTTGGCAGCGGAGCAACAGCTAGCGGTGGCGCTACCACGGAGGTGGCGTCACGTCCAAGCCGTGGGAAGCAAGGCCCGCATGCTAGAGCAACTGGTGCCCGAAGAGGACCGTGGCACCTTGGTTGCTGCCGCTTGGCTGCACGACATCGGATACGCCCCTGGCATCGTTACTACAGGATTCCATGCCTTAGACGGCGCACGATGGCTGCTGCGCCACGGGTACCCGCGTAGGCTGGCTGGTCTTGTCGCGAATCATTCATGCGCTCTGTACGAGGCTCAAGAGCGAGGCCTGGCGGATGTGCTCGCAGCCGAGTTTCCGCTGGAAGAGTCACCGGCATCCGACGTCCTCTGGTACGCGGACATGACCACGGGTCCCGACGGACAAGATTTGAGTGTCGAGGAGAGGCTTGCGGAGATCCGTCTACGCTACGGCCCAGATGATCTCGTGACACGGTTCTGGAGCAAGGCAGAAAGACCTCTACTGATGGTAGTGGAGAGGGTTCGCAAATTGATGGCGGCTCAACCAATGTAG
- a CDS encoding AAA family ATPase, whose amino-acid sequence MPAQIKVRNFANVRSADVSLGDLAVFLGPNNSGKSTLATVIYAACRVKPTGGIGLGQGRRLQDPRAIRLLANYGMPPDFDGRSLDKLARQLREALLSWERHDKGQGRSGSSVSLPTRMGHLLTRPMIATLRNYCQVFVTELERCFGDTLDEFLADGKRETIITLAHDDDWHASITIRKGKPSFEIDVSEPSEADLNAIIDGFFRSRRSDHGLWRQVTQRHPYGLLQEVYSEILRYYFRNFPNLAYYLPAARSGMLHSHRALAAALIRQSAFVGIQDFAVPKLPGVVTDFLSQLLELSPRRTTTYEETARFLEGEILHGRINLAPQAPTAPEIMFAEGASVYALHRTSSMVSELAPVILFLRHVLRRGDLLIIEEPESHLHPASQVKFAQAIALMINQGAKVIITTHSDYFLNQLNNLIKLHTLATARDEQPSNSPSIDPHSVEAYLVNPGPDGSNIEHLTVDPSSGISDAEFAEVADWLYNESAAIARDLNDAKS is encoded by the coding sequence GTGCCAGCGCAAATCAAGGTCCGGAACTTTGCCAACGTGCGCTCCGCAGACGTATCGCTTGGTGACTTAGCAGTCTTTCTCGGCCCCAACAACTCTGGCAAGTCCACCCTTGCAACCGTCATCTACGCGGCGTGCCGCGTCAAGCCGACTGGCGGCATCGGTCTCGGACAGGGACGTCGACTCCAAGACCCGAGGGCAATTCGCCTGCTAGCCAACTATGGAATGCCACCCGACTTCGACGGCAGATCATTGGACAAGCTGGCTCGTCAGCTGCGAGAGGCGCTCTTGAGCTGGGAGCGCCATGATAAGGGGCAAGGTCGAAGCGGGTCGAGCGTGTCGCTACCAACACGTATGGGCCATTTATTGACACGTCCCATGATCGCCACTTTACGGAACTATTGCCAAGTTTTCGTTACGGAGTTAGAGCGCTGCTTCGGCGACACGCTTGACGAGTTCCTGGCTGACGGTAAACGAGAAACAATTATAACGCTGGCACATGATGACGACTGGCATGCGTCCATCACGATACGCAAAGGCAAGCCCTCGTTTGAAATAGACGTTTCCGAACCGAGTGAAGCAGACCTGAATGCAATCATCGACGGCTTCTTTAGGTCTCGCCGATCGGATCATGGGCTTTGGCGACAAGTCACCCAAAGGCACCCGTACGGGCTTCTTCAAGAAGTCTACTCTGAGATTCTCCGCTACTATTTTCGCAACTTTCCTAATCTCGCATACTATCTTCCGGCAGCCCGTTCCGGCATGTTGCATAGCCATCGGGCGCTGGCCGCCGCCCTAATCAGGCAATCGGCGTTCGTCGGCATTCAAGATTTCGCGGTGCCAAAACTGCCTGGCGTTGTCACGGACTTTCTGAGTCAACTCCTGGAACTCAGCCCTCGGCGCACCACTACATACGAAGAAACCGCACGGTTCCTCGAAGGCGAAATTCTGCACGGTCGGATAAATTTGGCGCCACAAGCGCCCACAGCTCCAGAGATTATGTTTGCAGAGGGTGCCTCTGTCTACGCTTTGCATCGCACCTCGTCGATGGTATCGGAGCTGGCTCCGGTGATTCTATTCCTACGCCACGTACTCAGACGAGGTGACCTGCTCATCATCGAAGAGCCAGAGAGTCACCTGCACCCCGCCTCGCAGGTCAAGTTCGCTCAGGCGATTGCTTTGATGATCAACCAGGGCGCAAAGGTTATCATCACGACCCACAGCGATTACTTCCTAAATCAGCTCAATAACCTTATCAAACTACACACCCTTGCCACAGCAAGAGACGAGCAACCTTCGAATTCACCCTCCATTGACCCCCATTCAGTCGAGGCATACTTAGTGAACCCAGGACCCGACGGAAGCAACATTGAACACTTGACCGTGGACCCCTCGAGCGGCATATCAGACGCCGAGTTCGCCGAAGTGGCAGATTGGCTGTACAACGAATCCGCCGCGATTGCGCGAGACCTTAATGACGCGAAATCGTAG
- a CDS encoding tryptophan 2,3-dioxygenase, which yields MDQTERRAPERGVTVRPVTPRQRAARAARNGGEPTLEFAELVPYDAYVRASALHQLQQPLSDDPGEMSFLVVSQIMELYFGLTCHELRDAQRLLREDRIADALAPLRRATLHLEGLNASWKGLRWMTPADFNRFRNLLGEGSGFQSAMYRQLEFLLGLRDPALIRPFRRQTEVHAALTAALAAPSLWDDVVALLARQGFDLPADLLDRDVAVEHDPNPAVEEAWVRIYVDGGPDNQLRLLGEALSGVAEEFGDWRWNHVKAVQRTMGAKVGSGGSAGLAWLQRSMARVVFPELWSARTAM from the coding sequence GTGGATCAGACGGAGCGGCGGGCACCCGAACGCGGCGTCACGGTACGACCGGTGACCCCGCGTCAGCGGGCCGCGCGGGCCGCACGCAACGGCGGCGAGCCGACGCTGGAGTTCGCCGAGCTGGTGCCCTACGACGCGTACGTGCGGGCGAGCGCACTGCACCAGTTGCAGCAGCCATTGAGCGACGACCCCGGCGAGATGTCGTTCCTGGTGGTCAGCCAGATCATGGAGCTGTACTTCGGGCTGACCTGCCACGAGCTGCGTGACGCCCAACGTCTGCTGCGCGAGGACCGGATCGCGGATGCCCTGGCCCCGCTGCGCCGCGCCACCCTGCACCTGGAGGGGCTCAACGCCTCCTGGAAGGGTCTGCGCTGGATGACCCCTGCCGACTTCAACAGGTTCCGCAACCTGCTGGGTGAGGGCTCCGGGTTCCAGTCGGCGATGTACCGGCAGCTGGAGTTCCTGCTCGGTCTGCGTGATCCGGCGCTGATCCGACCGTTCCGCAGGCAGACCGAGGTGCACGCCGCGCTGACCGCCGCGCTTGCCGCCCCGAGCCTCTGGGACGACGTGGTGGCGCTGCTCGCCCGGCAGGGCTTCGACCTTCCCGCCGACCTGCTCGACCGGGACGTGGCGGTCGAGCACGACCCGAACCCGGCGGTCGAGGAGGCCTGGGTGCGGATCTACGTCGACGGTGGTCCGGACAACCAGCTGCGGCTGCTGGGCGAGGCGCTCAGCGGCGTGGCCGAGGAGTTCGGCGACTGGCGCTGGAACCACGTGAAGGCGGTCCAGCGGACAATGGGCGCGAAGGTCGGCAGCGGCGGCTCGGCCGGCCTGGCGTGGCTGCAACGGAGCATGGCCCGGGTGGTCTTCCCGGAGCTGTGGTCGGCACGTACGGCGATGTGA
- a CDS encoding class F sortase: protein MRASGRLVAGASRRLRRVAGQAVAASVATTDPDARPLPPRRRPVGSPLVGRRFGPGPGLPVLAVAAVMVLIVAMLGIEQVTGINVLPDSLSAGLRPPPKKFPVLPASRPTDLAISKIDVRAPVHDVGIAADGTIAVPDAARAQEAGWYDQGPTPGQYGPAVIVGHVDTTSGPAVFHQLGELRSGDEIEVTRSDRSVAVFEVDSVDHFDKGRLPVDEVYGDFSRPGLRLITCGGRWVGGETGYSDNVVVFASLVKARGA from the coding sequence CTGCGCGCCTCCGGTCGGCTGGTGGCCGGCGCCTCGCGCCGACTGCGCCGGGTCGCCGGCCAGGCGGTGGCAGCGAGCGTCGCCACCACCGACCCGGATGCCCGCCCGCTGCCGCCGCGCCGTCGTCCCGTCGGGTCGCCGCTGGTGGGCCGGCGGTTCGGCCCGGGGCCGGGGCTGCCGGTGCTGGCCGTCGCCGCAGTGATGGTGCTGATCGTCGCGATGCTCGGCATCGAGCAGGTCACCGGGATCAACGTCCTGCCGGACAGTCTCAGCGCCGGCCTGCGGCCACCACCGAAGAAGTTCCCGGTGCTGCCTGCCAGTCGACCAACCGATCTGGCCATCAGCAAGATCGACGTACGGGCTCCGGTGCATGACGTGGGCATCGCCGCCGACGGCACCATCGCCGTGCCGGACGCCGCCCGCGCCCAGGAGGCCGGCTGGTACGACCAGGGCCCCACCCCCGGCCAGTACGGCCCGGCGGTGATCGTCGGACACGTGGACACCACGAGCGGGCCTGCGGTCTTCCACCAGCTCGGCGAACTGCGCTCCGGCGACGAGATCGAGGTGACCCGCTCCGACCGCAGCGTGGCGGTCTTCGAGGTGGATTCGGTGGACCACTTCGACAAGGGGCGACTGCCCGTCGACGAGGTGTACGGCGACTTCAGCCGCCCCGGCCTGCGACTGATCACCTGCGGCGGCCGATGGGTCGGCGGTGAGACCGGCTACTCGGACAACGTGGTGGTCTTCGCGTCGCTGGTCAAGGCCCGTGGTGCTTGA
- the kynU gene encoding kynureninase, whose protein sequence is MDVATAEAQALRLDEADPGHRHLFHVPPADGGEHPESAYLAGNSLGLQPRATRDELLADLDDWRRLGVEGHVEAGRPWLPYHELLTAPAARLVGARPAETVVMNSLTVNLHLLMVSFYRPAGERTRIVIEDTAFPSDSYAVRSQARFHGLDPDATVVRLKPRPGTDTLGTEDVLDFLAREGHTVALLMLGGVNYLTGELMDIPAITAAGRAAGAVVGWDLAHAAGNVPLSLHDWDVDFAAWCSYKYLNSGPGALGGVFVHERHLGNPDLPRFEGWWSTEAATRFEMTPESRPPATADAWQISNPPIFAMGPVRTSLELFDSIGMPALRERSLRLTRWLERLLDEVTADRPLQVVTPRDPVRRGCQLSVRVGAGNAAELTKRLRHEHGVVADAREPDIVRFAPVPLYSTYHDCWRAAAALAATVGQYSTKGQPR, encoded by the coding sequence CTGGACGTCGCCACCGCCGAGGCGCAGGCGCTGCGTCTCGACGAGGCCGACCCCGGTCACCGGCACCTCTTCCACGTGCCGCCCGCCGACGGCGGCGAGCACCCCGAGTCGGCGTACCTGGCGGGCAACTCGCTCGGCCTGCAACCACGTGCGACCCGTGACGAACTCCTCGCCGACCTGGACGACTGGCGTCGGCTCGGCGTCGAGGGGCATGTGGAGGCGGGGCGGCCCTGGCTGCCGTACCACGAGTTGTTGACCGCTCCGGCCGCCCGACTTGTCGGCGCCCGGCCCGCGGAGACCGTGGTGATGAACTCGCTCACCGTCAACCTGCACCTGCTGATGGTCAGCTTCTACCGCCCGGCGGGGGAGCGCACCCGCATCGTCATCGAGGACACGGCGTTCCCCTCGGACAGCTACGCGGTGCGCAGCCAGGCCCGCTTCCACGGTCTGGACCCGGACGCCACGGTCGTGCGGCTCAAGCCCCGACCCGGCACCGACACGCTCGGCACCGAGGACGTCCTGGACTTCCTGGCCCGGGAGGGCCACACGGTGGCGTTGCTGATGCTCGGCGGCGTCAACTACCTCACCGGCGAGCTGATGGACATCCCGGCGATCACGGCAGCCGGGCGGGCCGCCGGCGCGGTGGTCGGCTGGGACCTGGCGCACGCCGCCGGCAACGTGCCGCTGTCCCTGCACGACTGGGACGTCGACTTCGCCGCCTGGTGCTCCTACAAGTACCTGAACTCCGGTCCGGGTGCGCTCGGTGGCGTCTTCGTGCACGAGCGCCACCTCGGCAACCCTGACCTGCCCCGCTTCGAGGGCTGGTGGAGCACCGAGGCGGCCACCCGCTTCGAGATGACCCCGGAGTCGCGTCCACCGGCCACCGCCGACGCCTGGCAGATCTCCAATCCGCCGATCTTCGCGATGGGGCCGGTACGCACCTCGCTGGAGCTGTTCGACTCGATCGGCATGCCGGCGCTGCGCGAGCGCAGCCTGCGGCTCACCCGCTGGCTGGAGCGCCTGCTAGACGAGGTCACCGCCGACCGGCCGTTGCAGGTCGTCACACCCCGTGACCCGGTCCGTCGGGGCTGCCAACTCTCCGTCCGGGTCGGTGCCGGCAACGCCGCCGAGCTGACCAAGAGGCTGCGGCACGAGCACGGCGTGGTCGCCGACGCCAGGGAACCGGACATCGTCCGCTTCGCCCCGGTTCCGCTCTACTCCACCTACCACGACTGCTGGCGGGCCGCCGCCGCGCTCGCCGCGACGGTCGGGCAGTACTCAACGAAGGGGCAACCGCGATGA